Proteins encoded by one window of Pseudomonas coleopterorum:
- a CDS encoding 6-pyruvoyl trahydropterin synthase family protein — MSTSPGAPTSPSPDAEFMLNSTRNTICELSQRFFFEAAHTLSRGIETESSRRIHGHTYEAEVTVAGQPDATSGMLIDLGYLRSEIARVREMLDHRLLDEVQDLGPATIENLCAFIRKQLEDSVPSLCAVMVERRLSGDRCVLRWTR; from the coding sequence ATGTCCACGTCACCAGGTGCTCCTACCTCACCTTCGCCCGATGCTGAGTTCATGCTCAATTCGACTAGAAACACGATCTGTGAATTGTCGCAGCGGTTCTTCTTCGAGGCTGCCCATACGTTGAGTCGTGGCATAGAAACTGAGAGTAGCCGGCGCATCCATGGGCATACCTATGAAGCGGAGGTCACCGTCGCAGGTCAACCAGATGCCACCTCCGGCATGCTAATTGACCTGGGCTACCTACGAAGTGAGATTGCCCGTGTTCGCGAGATGCTCGATCACCGACTACTTGACGAGGTGCAGGATCTGGGGCCGGCCACAATCGAAAACCTGTGCGCTTTTATCCGTAAGCAACTCGAAGATTCAGTGCCTAGTCTATGCGCCGTTATGGTCGAGCGTCGCCTCAGCGGTGACCGCTGCGTGTTACGCTGGACGCGGTAG
- the dpdJ gene encoding protein DpdJ has translation MEISLESLCTALDRLEVLETSLLAWGDTGGFFTEDEILATLEEVLPEDDPYDVLLGLCDHAMVIEAPHPEGLSKRYRTRMGEAVHLYRHLRQWFLNKPADQARTLVSDFRFVRRPRSYPCRDQSLQKLLDCLGEDASARFHLPIRALLGHQENLLLAGFQVRATNRVLQASKDRSIHAAGSIVCAGTGSGKTLAFYLPALAALCSQLAEDASSRVRILAIYPRRELLKDQFMETWSQCRKLDELVKSQSGRKISIGAFFGDTLENTSSAHEAAKKFSGNLPFDLLRCPRKDCSGKMEWRLEGSVAQREELHCSRCDHYVPHDEVRLTRRSLAAAPPDILFTTTEMLNQHLGNYAFHHLFGVGNSEGPTLVLLDEVHTYEGSSGAQTAYLLRRWMKRSECRPHFVGLSATLSGAPAFFSELIGAKEGHVELIEPLADEMVDEGAEYLMLLRGDPVSQTALLSTTIQAAMLTRRILDNRDKRSRGTWGSKTFVFTDDLDVNNRLYHQLADAEGWKTRGAQLVPDHEPLASLRGGGRYLDYPSRLKRIQLGQDWQIGMDIGHSLDNDDRALVGRTSSQDSGVDPNSEIVVATASLEVGFNDPLVGAVLQHKAPRSVASYLQRKGRAGRPRGMRPWTLVVLSEFGRDRVAFQRYEDLLTPEIKRQRLPLQNGHIQKMQGAMATLDWLAMVLKRGSVWRILKYPKGSSAQLTTLLSAVEQVLQPGGMQDRYVGYLKDAMRIDEAALQQVLWASPRSLMLSFLPTLRRQLKTLWCEYGEKWKELPRGRSPMPAFIPEAMFAELNIPNLFVSLQRGEGNDAKWEGLPFYQALREFSPGRISKRFAIKYDLADWLIPEGFQPIADILQQVDFEIAEAFGEYLQNEGTVAAGSDAELSVLRPLEIHTRALRKASGLTEKSNSRLRWDSEFILAEHTSVQKPPMGSWRKHLIDVAFCLHQQMTPLEVVRYSKGADATLRFRSGQIARVNFAWKSQGEPIAVGARQWVDGMRLRFRVCDETIADLLGTLAISAALRPLLFRRRVEQLGRFDGDPFTANWVCECFLAALAAELKDVGPAEPSVMHGALRRLLSDEGKERLLAIPQSLFQLDEQEESSREQELQADLRGLLGCSEVLAQLADCAEPLWRDIHSLPDIVEWTKELLANTLAAATQLTLCTLLGDVNERSVNADALWQDGNLEVWLSEVEAGGCGIISRLAEDYFDDPLRFLNVLACSLRPGDYEQIDFDLYELLERASVDEEVERVLTDVRAAAGHKQRRKAGAAMHSSLLRAGFALSHSFLSVLHSRILKPSSSRQTDAELLTLLKQWRELEVRSGIEWPLNIVSHTLAAQKMRANATVSDLFRAHCVNQGLLWPRGNTIRQSELNRYNPFSNGNSATERMLGAGLFAGRRLRIVYSNSYLSELHKFLREEGSVELVIPRDQQGGVSKVITEVQLYPVDYLGLLLYPRVGELQREDGSLVLVIELAEALQ, from the coding sequence ATGGAAATATCCCTTGAGAGTTTGTGTACTGCCCTCGATCGCCTGGAGGTGTTGGAGACGAGTTTGCTGGCCTGGGGGGACACCGGTGGCTTCTTCACTGAAGACGAGATACTTGCGACACTCGAAGAGGTGCTTCCCGAGGACGATCCCTATGACGTTCTGCTCGGACTCTGCGACCACGCAATGGTGATCGAGGCTCCCCACCCTGAGGGATTATCCAAGCGCTACAGGACGCGAATGGGAGAAGCTGTGCATCTGTACCGCCATCTTCGCCAGTGGTTCTTAAACAAACCGGCCGACCAGGCCCGTACGCTAGTTTCCGATTTTCGTTTCGTTCGACGGCCGCGTAGTTACCCCTGCCGCGATCAGAGTTTACAGAAACTGCTAGATTGCTTGGGCGAGGACGCTTCTGCGCGATTCCACCTGCCAATCCGCGCTCTACTGGGACACCAGGAGAACCTGCTTCTGGCCGGCTTTCAGGTGCGTGCTACTAATCGAGTCCTGCAGGCGTCTAAGGATCGGTCCATCCATGCTGCCGGCAGCATAGTCTGTGCCGGCACTGGTAGCGGCAAGACCTTAGCTTTCTATTTACCAGCCTTAGCTGCCTTATGCAGTCAATTGGCTGAGGATGCGTCCTCGCGAGTACGCATTCTGGCGATCTACCCGCGGCGTGAACTGCTTAAGGATCAGTTCATGGAGACTTGGAGCCAATGCCGAAAACTGGACGAATTGGTCAAGTCGCAGTCAGGCCGAAAAATTTCCATTGGGGCATTTTTTGGCGACACGCTGGAGAACACCAGTTCTGCCCATGAAGCCGCAAAAAAGTTCAGCGGCAATTTGCCGTTCGACTTGTTGCGTTGCCCAAGGAAGGATTGCTCCGGAAAAATGGAATGGCGTCTGGAGGGGTCTGTCGCGCAACGCGAAGAACTGCACTGCAGTCGCTGTGATCATTATGTACCTCATGATGAGGTTCGATTGACTCGGCGGTCTCTGGCTGCTGCGCCACCGGATATCCTCTTCACGACGACTGAAATGCTGAATCAGCATCTTGGGAACTATGCATTCCACCACTTATTTGGGGTAGGTAACTCCGAGGGGCCCACACTGGTGCTGCTGGATGAGGTGCATACTTATGAAGGTAGTAGCGGAGCGCAGACGGCCTATCTGCTACGGCGTTGGATGAAGCGAAGTGAATGCCGCCCACACTTCGTTGGACTTTCCGCTACTTTGAGTGGCGCACCTGCTTTTTTTTCCGAGTTAATCGGGGCGAAAGAAGGTCATGTGGAGTTGATCGAGCCTCTTGCGGATGAGATGGTGGATGAGGGCGCCGAGTATCTTATGTTGTTGCGCGGGGATCCGGTTTCTCAAACCGCATTGCTTTCCACCACCATTCAGGCCGCCATGTTGACTCGACGTATCCTAGATAATCGTGACAAGAGATCGCGTGGAACATGGGGAAGTAAAACTTTCGTCTTTACCGATGATTTGGATGTCAACAATCGACTCTATCACCAACTGGCAGACGCTGAAGGTTGGAAAACCAGGGGCGCGCAGTTGGTGCCGGACCATGAACCGCTGGCAAGCTTGAGGGGAGGTGGTCGCTATCTAGATTATCCAAGCCGCCTTAAACGTATTCAGTTAGGCCAAGACTGGCAAATAGGCATGGATATCGGGCATTCGCTCGACAATGATGATCGCGCTCTGGTAGGCCGGACCTCTAGTCAGGACTCTGGCGTCGACCCTAACTCCGAGATAGTAGTGGCTACTGCTTCGCTGGAGGTCGGCTTTAACGATCCATTGGTTGGAGCGGTTTTGCAGCATAAGGCGCCGCGTAGCGTTGCATCCTATCTGCAGCGCAAGGGGCGTGCTGGGCGCCCCCGCGGGATGCGCCCATGGACTCTCGTTGTGCTTTCTGAGTTCGGTCGAGATCGAGTTGCTTTCCAGCGTTACGAGGATTTGCTTACCCCTGAAATCAAGCGACAGAGGTTGCCCCTTCAGAATGGGCATATCCAGAAGATGCAGGGGGCAATGGCAACGCTGGATTGGCTAGCGATGGTGCTGAAGAGGGGGTCGGTTTGGAGAATCCTGAAGTATCCCAAAGGATCGTCTGCACAACTGACGACCTTACTCTCGGCTGTTGAGCAAGTACTGCAACCTGGTGGAATGCAGGACCGATATGTTGGTTATTTGAAGGACGCGATGCGCATAGATGAGGCAGCCTTGCAGCAAGTGCTGTGGGCTTCACCGCGATCATTGATGTTGTCTTTTTTGCCGACGCTTCGGCGGCAATTGAAAACGCTGTGGTGCGAGTATGGAGAAAAATGGAAAGAGTTACCCCGAGGCCGCTCGCCGATGCCGGCTTTCATTCCAGAGGCAATGTTCGCCGAATTAAATATTCCCAACCTATTCGTGTCTTTGCAGCGTGGGGAGGGTAATGATGCAAAATGGGAAGGACTGCCATTTTATCAGGCTTTGCGCGAGTTCTCCCCCGGCAGGATTTCCAAACGTTTTGCTATCAAGTATGACCTGGCTGACTGGCTGATCCCGGAGGGATTCCAGCCGATTGCCGATATCCTACAACAGGTTGACTTTGAGATTGCGGAAGCATTCGGAGAGTACCTACAGAACGAAGGGACGGTGGCCGCGGGATCCGATGCAGAATTGTCTGTGTTGCGCCCGCTGGAAATACATACCCGCGCTCTGCGCAAGGCGAGTGGGTTGACAGAAAAGAGTAATTCCCGACTGCGTTGGGACTCGGAATTCATCTTGGCCGAACATACATCTGTTCAGAAGCCACCGATGGGAAGTTGGAGGAAGCACCTGATTGATGTGGCGTTTTGCCTCCACCAGCAGATGACGCCACTTGAGGTGGTGCGCTATAGCAAAGGAGCCGATGCCACGCTGCGTTTTCGCAGTGGCCAAATCGCGCGGGTGAATTTTGCATGGAAAAGCCAAGGTGAGCCGATAGCCGTAGGTGCGCGTCAGTGGGTGGATGGTATGCGCCTTCGTTTTCGAGTCTGCGATGAAACTATTGCAGATCTCCTGGGGACCCTTGCCATATCCGCCGCATTGCGTCCGTTGTTGTTCCGGCGGCGGGTCGAGCAACTAGGTCGTTTCGACGGTGACCCCTTTACAGCCAATTGGGTATGTGAGTGCTTCCTAGCCGCTTTGGCTGCTGAGTTGAAAGACGTGGGCCCGGCCGAGCCATCGGTGATGCATGGAGCCTTGCGCCGTCTACTTTCCGACGAGGGTAAGGAACGCTTGCTCGCTATTCCGCAAAGCCTTTTCCAACTCGATGAGCAAGAAGAAAGTTCCAGGGAGCAGGAATTACAGGCCGACCTGCGCGGACTCCTGGGATGCTCTGAAGTGTTAGCCCAACTAGCAGATTGTGCCGAGCCTCTGTGGCGGGATATTCATTCCTTGCCAGATATTGTGGAATGGACAAAAGAACTGCTGGCCAATACGTTGGCAGCAGCAACCCAGCTAACACTATGCACCTTGCTTGGGGACGTCAATGAACGCTCGGTGAATGCTGATGCGCTTTGGCAAGACGGTAACCTGGAAGTATGGCTCAGCGAGGTCGAAGCGGGTGGTTGTGGAATCATCAGTCGCTTGGCCGAAGACTACTTCGATGATCCTTTGCGATTTCTGAATGTATTGGCATGCAGTTTGCGCCCGGGTGACTACGAGCAAATTGACTTCGATCTTTACGAATTGCTGGAGAGGGCTTCTGTTGATGAGGAGGTCGAGAGGGTTCTAACGGATGTCCGTGCAGCAGCCGGTCATAAGCAGCGTCGCAAGGCCGGTGCAGCTATGCATTCCAGTCTCTTGCGGGCGGGGTTTGCACTTAGCCACAGTTTTCTCAGTGTATTGCACTCTCGCATACTCAAGCCGAGCAGCAGTCGGCAAACGGATGCTGAACTGCTTACATTGCTCAAGCAATGGCGAGAACTCGAGGTCAGGAGTGGCATTGAGTGGCCCCTTAATATCGTTTCCCACACCTTGGCGGCGCAGAAGATGAGAGCGAATGCGACTGTCTCTGATTTATTTCGTGCTCATTGTGTTAATCAGGGGTTGTTGTGGCCGCGAGGTAACACAATTCGCCAATCGGAATTGAATCGTTACAATCCTTTTAGTAATGGGAATTCGGCCACGGAGCGAATGCTTGGCGCTGGTTTGTTCGCCGGGCGTAGACTTCGGATAGTGTATTCAAATTCCTATTTGAGTGAGTTGCACAAATTCTTGCGAGAAGAGGGTAGCGTTGAATTGGTGATTCCCCGCGATCAGCAGGGGGGAGTGTCAAAAGTTATTACCGAGGTACAGTTGTATCCGGTTGACTATCTGGGTTTGTTACTTTACCCCAGAGTGGGCGAACTACAGAGGGAAGATGGTTCCCTGGTGCTGGTCATAGAGTTGGCGGAGGCTTTGCAGTGA
- the dpdD gene encoding protein DpdD yields MSIPPDWLRNFFTEDNQIDLDRVLSLTNPYDPKFQDLLKPLMSSAIDGKWPLLLPVSRDGELYFYGAERDSRSLEELRQILQAVLGAADTYPEFPLIKVAREKIEQILLQQAPAGLLKVDLLRQSQSDFALRKRVFQALASVLDLYQQRPPVTAVVKRPVGRILRDFFAACQSRDGSRASHFFDELKTTGNFSQRNLISLELQAWEAERRWSDILGHPRLVDMLGGRMPAQLVRVLLRAIGNLGGDRLLEPAAFGEVPLEHIRLLCQPISPLFANRPPLETRDCFASDWKLWAIGNGALGFSDGLDGLPDFIDPVWICGLHDWANVPIKTPVAPTIAPIRSLQKVESPQTFNDLRLVLEGSLSASMEELREIWVAVQEAPEELKNELYVYPRLQSVWQGMCQIFDGSRELGWKGWLERLKEASTDPDALIHELQEESQSWSIESFSEAQLSQCLHGDASTSLLLRDSLPLLLDWLDHRQILCSGHFWLEWLELLALDDLVNPSDVQLAGQIVQRFLSRPSQIGDRARLGESLELLWEKGGSVSAYSEMLEIVELLLDETQPGQQELRKLWLVLQGFALSRWTRLELAQRVLTKSLAREIFGESNEANYPPLAAEGGDADLDVQTRKLSGRLLAIYSLTEGAARRAKTVLEGMFEGLRVELNHDHTATPALQNLAKKANYFLFVAGSAKHQAFYPVSRIRQDLIYPLGKGASSIIEAFCKSCVNFTSE; encoded by the coding sequence ATGAGTATTCCACCAGATTGGCTTCGGAATTTTTTCACTGAAGACAATCAAATCGATCTTGATCGAGTGCTTTCGCTGACTAACCCGTATGATCCAAAGTTTCAGGATCTACTCAAGCCACTCATGTCTTCAGCAATCGATGGAAAATGGCCGTTGCTGCTCCCGGTTAGTCGTGACGGCGAACTTTATTTCTATGGTGCTGAGCGCGACAGTCGATCTTTGGAGGAGTTGCGACAGATACTGCAAGCGGTGTTGGGAGCAGCGGATACGTATCCAGAGTTTCCATTGATTAAGGTAGCCCGGGAAAAAATCGAACAGATTCTTTTACAGCAGGCACCTGCAGGGCTTCTCAAAGTTGATTTGTTGCGCCAGTCACAGAGCGACTTCGCTTTACGTAAACGTGTTTTTCAAGCGTTGGCATCGGTGCTGGATCTTTATCAGCAACGGCCGCCAGTAACCGCTGTGGTGAAGCGGCCAGTTGGGCGGATCCTGCGGGATTTCTTCGCTGCTTGTCAGTCCAGAGATGGTTCGAGAGCATCGCACTTTTTTGACGAACTCAAAACGACAGGCAATTTCAGTCAGCGAAACTTGATCTCTCTGGAGTTGCAGGCCTGGGAGGCTGAGCGTCGTTGGTCGGACATTCTAGGACATCCCCGACTAGTGGATATGCTGGGCGGAAGAATGCCTGCCCAACTGGTTCGGGTTCTATTGCGTGCCATAGGTAATTTGGGCGGTGATCGCTTGCTGGAGCCAGCAGCGTTTGGCGAGGTCCCTCTAGAACATATACGTCTTCTATGTCAGCCTATCAGCCCCCTTTTTGCCAATCGGCCCCCCCTGGAGACCCGCGATTGCTTTGCATCTGACTGGAAACTCTGGGCGATAGGCAACGGGGCATTGGGCTTTTCTGATGGCCTTGATGGTCTTCCTGACTTCATCGATCCGGTCTGGATTTGCGGATTGCACGACTGGGCAAATGTGCCAATCAAGACCCCGGTAGCGCCAACCATAGCGCCAATCCGTTCGCTGCAAAAAGTCGAATCTCCCCAGACCTTCAACGATCTGCGACTGGTGCTCGAAGGCTCGCTATCTGCCTCCATGGAAGAGTTACGCGAGATCTGGGTCGCAGTGCAGGAAGCACCCGAAGAGTTAAAAAATGAACTCTACGTTTATCCACGCCTGCAGTCGGTGTGGCAAGGCATGTGCCAGATCTTCGATGGTAGTAGGGAGCTTGGTTGGAAGGGATGGCTAGAACGCCTGAAGGAGGCTTCCACTGACCCAGATGCCCTGATTCATGAGTTACAGGAGGAGAGCCAGAGTTGGTCAATAGAGTCCTTCTCGGAGGCTCAGTTGAGTCAGTGTCTGCATGGCGATGCCAGTACTTCCCTATTGTTGCGAGACAGCTTGCCGCTACTGCTGGACTGGCTGGATCATCGTCAAATCCTCTGCTCCGGGCACTTCTGGCTGGAATGGCTGGAGTTGCTGGCGCTCGATGATTTGGTTAATCCGTCGGACGTACAATTGGCAGGGCAGATTGTGCAGCGCTTCTTGTCCCGCCCTAGCCAAATCGGCGACCGTGCGCGCTTAGGGGAATCCTTGGAGTTGTTATGGGAGAAGGGCGGTTCGGTCAGTGCTTATTCGGAAATGCTCGAGATTGTCGAGTTGCTTCTGGACGAGACTCAACCGGGGCAGCAAGAGTTGCGAAAGCTTTGGTTGGTACTTCAAGGATTTGCCTTGAGTCGCTGGACTCGTCTCGAGTTAGCGCAGCGTGTTCTCACCAAAAGTCTCGCCAGAGAGATATTTGGTGAGAGCAATGAGGCGAATTATCCGCCACTAGCTGCTGAAGGAGGCGATGCTGATCTTGACGTCCAAACAAGAAAGCTATCGGGTAGGCTGCTGGCTATCTACAGCCTTACTGAAGGGGCCGCGCGGCGGGCTAAAACGGTACTGGAAGGCATGTTCGAAGGTCTGCGAGTGGAACTCAATCATGATCATACTGCGACCCCGGCTCTGCAGAATTTAGCCAAAAAAGCTAATTACTTTTTGTTTGTTGCCGGTAGCGCGAAGCATCAAGCCTTCTATCCCGTGAGTCGGATAAGACAGGATTTGATCTATCCCTTAGGAAAAGGCGCATCGAGCATCATCGAAGCATTCTGCAAAAGCTGCGTAAATTTTACTTCGGAGTGA
- the queC gene encoding 7-cyano-7-deazaguanine synthase QueC: MHSKALVLFSGGQDSTTCLAWALERYEHVETIGFDYGQRHEIELECRINVLQEIRNRFPNWAKRLGEDHVLDLKLLGQISDTAMTGGKTIEFEKNGLPNTFVPGRNLLFFTFAAAISYRRGLSVLVGGMCETDYSGYPDCRDNTLKSLQVSLGLGMDMPLVIETPLMWLDKRQTWELAKELGGTSFVEFVKEETHTCYLGDRQHRHNWGYGCNDCPACELRRTGFEAFLRDNNA; the protein is encoded by the coding sequence ATGCACAGCAAAGCCTTAGTTCTTTTTTCAGGCGGACAAGATTCTACCACCTGCCTTGCTTGGGCGCTGGAACGTTACGAGCACGTCGAGACCATTGGCTTTGATTATGGCCAGAGGCACGAAATAGAACTTGAGTGCCGGATAAATGTCTTGCAGGAGATACGGAACAGATTTCCGAACTGGGCTAAGCGACTCGGTGAGGATCACGTGCTTGACCTTAAATTACTCGGCCAGATCAGCGATACAGCGATGACAGGTGGGAAAACTATAGAGTTTGAAAAGAACGGACTCCCCAACACCTTCGTTCCCGGACGTAATCTGCTGTTCTTCACCTTTGCTGCCGCCATCTCCTATCGAAGAGGACTTAGTGTGCTTGTGGGTGGAATGTGTGAAACGGACTACTCAGGCTATCCAGATTGTCGAGACAACACACTGAAGTCGCTGCAGGTCTCGCTCGGCCTTGGCATGGATATGCCGTTAGTTATCGAGACACCCTTAATGTGGCTGGATAAAAGACAAACCTGGGAGTTGGCGAAAGAACTCGGCGGAACTAGCTTTGTCGAGTTCGTTAAGGAAGAAACCCACACTTGCTACCTGGGTGATCGTCAGCATCGACATAACTGGGGATATGGTTGCAACGACTGCCCCGCTTGCGAGTTGCGCCGAACCGGCTTCGAAGCATTCCTGCGAGATAACAACGCATGA
- the dpdK gene encoding phospholipase D-like domain-containing protein DpdK: MNEQRQIFLHGPLGRRQFREVLSTMLASLLINPDEIWLVSPWLSDFPLLDNRSGQWNSLEPKWGSRTVSFSELLARAVTGGCTLRIATRDVDSSRYFVRGLENRLGDNQDFHYLISDTLHSKGFLTRSGFLKGSLNYTFSGTQRNDEHVTLTQDAQVISDAFLEFKNHYCFEADI, encoded by the coding sequence ATGAATGAGCAGCGGCAGATTTTTCTGCATGGACCTCTGGGCCGTAGGCAGTTTCGTGAAGTGCTAAGCACTATGCTGGCGTCTTTGCTGATCAATCCAGACGAGATCTGGCTTGTATCACCTTGGTTGAGCGATTTTCCTCTATTGGATAATCGCTCAGGGCAATGGAATTCATTGGAACCCAAGTGGGGTAGTCGAACCGTTTCGTTCAGCGAGTTATTGGCACGGGCTGTCACGGGGGGGTGTACCTTGCGAATCGCAACCCGCGATGTAGACTCCAGTCGCTATTTTGTCCGTGGCCTTGAAAATCGTCTCGGCGACAATCAGGACTTTCACTACCTGATCAGTGACACCCTGCATTCGAAGGGCTTTTTGACCCGGTCAGGGTTTCTTAAGGGTTCCTTGAACTACACATTCAGCGGTACGCAACGAAACGATGAGCATGTGACTCTGACACAAGACGCACAGGTGATATCCGATGCGTTTCTTGAATTCAAAAATCATTATTGTTTCGAGGCCGATATATGA
- the queE gene encoding 7-carboxy-7-deazaguanine synthase — translation MTYSIKEIFYTLQGEGLRAGRPAVFCRFSGCNLWSGREADRSQAVCQFCDTDFAGTNGTLGGKYLTAENLVEQIASQWPVGQAHRYVVLTGGEPLLQVDDALIDALHNQDFEVAVETNGTIAAPTGIDWICVSPKAGTEWVQRSGDELKLVYPQPGLLPDTITTNDFKYYLLQPMDGPLQRQNTRSAIAYCQANTTWRLSVQTHKILEIR, via the coding sequence ATGACCTACAGCATCAAAGAAATCTTCTACACCCTGCAAGGAGAAGGGCTTCGAGCGGGCCGACCTGCAGTGTTCTGTCGCTTTTCAGGGTGCAATCTTTGGAGTGGCCGGGAAGCCGACCGCTCCCAAGCTGTTTGCCAGTTCTGCGACACCGATTTTGCGGGTACGAACGGAACCTTGGGTGGCAAGTACCTGACCGCGGAGAACTTAGTCGAGCAAATTGCCTCGCAGTGGCCGGTTGGCCAAGCGCACCGTTATGTCGTGCTCACAGGAGGCGAGCCCTTGTTGCAGGTCGATGACGCGCTGATCGACGCACTTCATAACCAAGATTTCGAGGTAGCCGTTGAAACTAATGGCACCATCGCGGCGCCTACGGGGATCGACTGGATCTGTGTCAGCCCCAAGGCTGGTACAGAGTGGGTACAGCGAAGCGGTGACGAATTGAAACTCGTTTACCCACAGCCGGGACTGCTGCCCGACACCATTACAACCAACGACTTCAAGTACTACCTATTGCAACCAATGGATGGTCCATTGCAACGCCAAAACACTCGGTCTGCGATTGCTTATTGTCAAGCCAACACCACGTGGCGACTGTCCGTGCAAACACACAAGATATTGGAGATCCGATGA
- the dbpB gene encoding DGQHR domain-containing protein DpdB, producing MIYRFKGVRAQQASEHDVFSFAATPNEILEFSEIERVGRNEEGHLKGFQRHQVASHIRDIRDYLQRDDALLPNAIILAFLDGVTIKDLGEGIVEIVIDTTESKPGFVVDGQQRLSALATMEKPGFQVFVSALICKDYNELRQQFVLVNNTRPLPKSLIYELLPTVDGLPERFTSRKFAARIIDLLNFLPNSSLFGEIKQHTNPRGVLSDMAMQKFVMNSANDGAIRSFMKFDDFEGRSIELINNFFHAVRVVFKSEWEGLAPRNSRLKHGAGLVSLSFVMELLYSDQGTTSKEGFIKGLKLLKPHTAWTSGEWHISATDQRPWNGIQNTPTDIGLLTKYLTDKLKQEMKRR from the coding sequence ATGATTTATCGATTTAAGGGTGTTCGCGCCCAACAGGCCTCCGAGCATGATGTATTTTCGTTTGCGGCCACTCCAAATGAAATTTTAGAATTTTCTGAAATTGAGAGAGTTGGCCGCAATGAAGAAGGCCACCTCAAAGGTTTTCAGCGCCATCAAGTCGCGTCGCACATCAGAGACATTCGTGACTATCTTCAGCGCGACGATGCATTGCTCCCTAATGCAATCATCTTGGCCTTTCTGGACGGGGTCACGATTAAAGACCTCGGCGAGGGTATTGTAGAAATCGTTATTGATACTACTGAATCCAAACCAGGCTTCGTGGTCGATGGACAACAACGACTCAGCGCCCTTGCGACGATGGAAAAACCTGGATTCCAGGTATTTGTATCTGCATTGATTTGTAAAGACTACAACGAACTGCGGCAGCAGTTTGTGCTCGTCAACAATACGAGGCCGCTGCCAAAATCGCTGATCTATGAACTTTTACCGACTGTTGACGGACTGCCCGAACGGTTCACAAGTCGTAAATTCGCTGCTCGTATTATTGATTTGTTGAATTTTTTGCCTAACTCCTCTCTGTTTGGCGAGATCAAGCAACATACGAACCCTAGAGGAGTACTAAGCGACATGGCGATGCAGAAGTTCGTGATGAACTCTGCGAATGATGGCGCGATTCGTAGCTTCATGAAGTTTGATGACTTTGAGGGGCGCAGCATCGAACTTATCAATAATTTCTTCCATGCAGTGCGTGTAGTTTTCAAATCGGAATGGGAGGGACTAGCGCCTAGGAACTCTCGCTTGAAGCACGGGGCAGGCCTGGTTTCTTTGAGTTTCGTTATGGAGTTGCTTTACTCCGATCAAGGCACAACCAGCAAGGAAGGATTTATCAAAGGTCTAAAACTTTTGAAACCTCATACGGCGTGGACAAGTGGCGAATGGCACATATCTGCAACCGACCAACGCCCCTGGAACGGCATCCAAAACACGCCCACTGATATCGGGTTGCTCACCAAATATCTGACCGACAAACTCAAGCAAGAAATGAAACGGCGCTAA